Proteins encoded in a region of the Nocardia asteroides genome:
- a CDS encoding DUF2786 domain-containing protein: protein MLTRIGGLLRKAESTDNEHEAEAFLAAAQRLATKSSIDLAVARAHFVGRERRPTPVQRIIPIGEPGKRGLRTYVQLFVAIAAANDVRCDVARTSTQVYAYGFDSDIDTCEALYASLLVQMVRASDQYIKSGAYRSATVEKIVVEKRWGRQVRRRVQAPVAGVTARLNFQMAFAARIGRRLAEVKAEVEKAEVEKAEVEKAEVEKAEVEAQVLPADTEVVGTALALRDKEIELTDFYARTSEARGTWRGPQTSAGHSAAARAAGDRAGRAARIGTAPELPAARRKLTSSEGG from the coding sequence ATGCTCACACGTATCGGCGGGCTGCTGCGCAAGGCCGAGTCCACCGACAACGAGCACGAGGCCGAAGCGTTCCTCGCCGCGGCTCAGCGACTGGCCACGAAGTCGTCCATCGACCTCGCGGTGGCGCGGGCGCATTTCGTGGGACGCGAGCGCAGGCCCACCCCGGTGCAGCGGATCATCCCGATCGGCGAGCCGGGCAAGCGCGGCTTGCGCACCTACGTGCAGTTGTTCGTCGCGATCGCGGCGGCCAACGACGTGCGTTGTGATGTCGCCAGGACTTCGACGCAGGTCTACGCCTATGGATTCGACTCCGACATCGATACTTGCGAGGCGCTCTACGCCAGTCTGCTCGTGCAGATGGTGCGCGCGTCCGACCAGTACATCAAGTCCGGCGCCTACCGATCGGCCACCGTCGAGAAGATCGTGGTGGAGAAGCGGTGGGGTCGCCAGGTCCGGCGCCGGGTGCAGGCGCCGGTCGCGGGCGTGACGGCGCGGCTGAACTTCCAGATGGCGTTCGCGGCGCGGATCGGGCGGCGGCTGGCCGAGGTGAAGGCGGAGGTCGAAAAGGCGGAGGTCGAAAAGGCGGAGGTCGAAAAGGCGGAGGTCGAAAAGGCGGAGGTCGAAGCGCAGGTGTTGCCGGCCGACACCGAAGTGGTCGGCACCGCGCTCGCGTTGCGCGACAAAGAGATCGAGCTCACAGATTTCTACGCCCGGACGTCGGAGGCGCGCGGCACCTGGCGCGGGCCGCAGACGTCGGCGGGACATTCGGCGGCGGCGCGGGCGGCGGGGGATCGCGCGGGCCGGGCCGCCCGAATCGGGACCGCGCCCGAGCTTCCGGCCGCCCGTAGGAAGTTGACCTCCTCCGAGGGCGGTTGA
- a CDS encoding ABC transporter substrate-binding protein, which produces MAVKKVSSLRSSLVPRAAVAVASVGLLTATFTSACSSDSGGSPTSQNLTGRGPITYVEGKDTTETGAVKQLIERWNAAHPDEPVTFKEQSNDASQQYDDLVEHMRSKQSNYDVVALDVPWTAEFAAKGWLQPLKDSFAIDTSALLSPPVASATYNNTLYAAPRNTNGGLLFYRKDLVPNPPKTWSELLAQCPIARQQNIGCYAGQFAPYEGLTVNAAEVINAYGGSFVGADGKTPTVNSPQSRSGLKVLVDAYNNGDIPKEAITFKEPESSNAFAQGKLLFLRSWPSTFGDVGGEASAVKDKFAVAPLPGENGVGASTLGGYNAGISAYSKNKATALDFLRFLISEDAQHIVASGALPSVRASMYDDPALIAKMPYLPALKDSIASAVPRPVTPFYPAVSKAIQDNAYAALNGTKSVDDAITGMQKGIETAGS; this is translated from the coding sequence ATGGCTGTGAAGAAGGTGTCGTCTCTACGTTCGTCGCTCGTGCCACGGGCCGCGGTCGCGGTCGCATCGGTCGGGCTGCTGACCGCGACGTTCACCAGTGCCTGCTCCAGCGACAGCGGCGGCAGCCCGACCAGCCAGAACCTGACCGGGCGCGGCCCGATCACCTACGTCGAGGGCAAGGACACCACCGAGACCGGCGCGGTCAAGCAGCTGATCGAGCGCTGGAACGCCGCGCACCCGGACGAGCCGGTGACGTTCAAGGAGCAGTCGAACGACGCCTCACAGCAGTACGACGACCTGGTCGAGCACATGCGCTCCAAGCAGTCCAACTACGACGTGGTCGCCCTGGACGTGCCGTGGACCGCCGAGTTCGCCGCCAAGGGCTGGCTCCAGCCGCTGAAGGACTCCTTCGCCATCGACACCAGCGCGCTGCTGTCCCCGCCGGTCGCCAGCGCCACCTACAACAACACGCTCTACGCCGCGCCGCGCAACACCAACGGCGGCCTGCTGTTCTACCGCAAGGACCTGGTGCCGAACCCGCCCAAGACCTGGAGCGAACTGCTGGCCCAGTGCCCCATCGCGCGCCAGCAGAACATCGGGTGCTACGCGGGCCAGTTCGCACCCTACGAGGGCCTGACCGTGAACGCGGCCGAGGTCATCAACGCCTACGGCGGCAGCTTCGTCGGCGCCGACGGCAAGACCCCCACGGTGAACAGCCCGCAGTCCCGCTCCGGACTGAAGGTCCTGGTCGACGCGTACAACAACGGCGACATCCCCAAAGAGGCCATCACGTTCAAGGAGCCGGAATCCAGCAACGCCTTCGCGCAGGGCAAGCTACTGTTCCTGCGCTCGTGGCCGTCCACCTTCGGTGACGTCGGCGGCGAGGCCTCCGCCGTGAAGGACAAGTTCGCGGTCGCTCCGCTGCCCGGCGAGAACGGCGTCGGCGCCTCCACCCTCGGCGGCTACAACGCGGGGATCAGCGCGTACTCCAAGAACAAGGCCACCGCGCTGGACTTCCTGCGCTTCCTGATCAGTGAGGACGCCCAGCACATCGTCGCCTCCGGCGCGCTGCCCTCGGTGCGCGCGTCCATGTACGACGATCCGGCGCTGATCGCGAAGATGCCGTACCTGCCCGCGCTCAAGGACTCCATCGCCAGCGCGGTGCCGCGCCCGGTCACCCCGTTCTATCCCGCGGTGTCCAAGGCCATCCAGGACAACGCTTATGCTGCGTTGAACGGAACCAAGTCCGTCGACGACGCGATCACGGGTATGCAAAAGGGCATCGAGACCGCCGGATCGTGA
- a CDS encoding sugar ABC transporter permease, whose product MSDPSGTAASVPKDEFIPAERGRAATIASELRRSGKAWLFVTPVLIALAVVIGYPVFRALWMSFQKDAGLDPATGMFVEGGNAGFSNYTHWLLQQCQVVTGGTVPCPTGNLGSQFWMAIGITLFFTVVTVALEATLGLGMAMVMGKTFRGRALLRAAVLIPWAIPTAVTARLWEFMFQYDGVVNRVLGTHILWTSDAWPARFAVIAADVWKTTPFMALLLLAGLQVIPADVYEAARVDGASAWQRFTQITLPLLKPALLVAVLFRTMDALRMYDLPAIMTLGNPSTRTVSILVVDQVRQGPNSAAALSTITFLLIFAVAFVLVKILGANAVRTQEEQREAH is encoded by the coding sequence GTGTCGGATCCTTCGGGAACGGCGGCCAGCGTGCCGAAAGACGAGTTCATTCCGGCCGAGCGTGGCCGAGCCGCGACGATAGCCTCGGAGTTGCGGCGTTCCGGGAAAGCCTGGCTCTTCGTCACGCCCGTGCTGATCGCGCTGGCGGTCGTCATCGGATATCCCGTGTTCCGGGCGCTGTGGATGTCCTTCCAGAAGGACGCCGGGCTCGACCCCGCGACCGGCATGTTCGTCGAAGGCGGCAACGCCGGGTTCTCCAACTACACGCACTGGCTGCTGCAACAGTGCCAGGTCGTCACGGGCGGGACCGTGCCGTGCCCGACCGGCAACCTCGGCTCGCAATTCTGGATGGCCATCGGGATCACGCTGTTCTTCACGGTCGTGACCGTCGCACTGGAAGCGACGCTGGGCCTGGGCATGGCCATGGTGATGGGCAAGACCTTCCGCGGCAGGGCGCTGCTGCGCGCCGCCGTGCTGATCCCGTGGGCCATCCCGACCGCCGTCACCGCGCGGTTGTGGGAGTTCATGTTCCAGTACGACGGCGTGGTGAACCGCGTGCTCGGCACGCACATCCTGTGGACCTCCGACGCGTGGCCGGCCCGATTCGCGGTGATCGCGGCCGACGTATGGAAGACCACGCCGTTCATGGCGTTGTTGCTGCTGGCCGGTCTGCAAGTGATCCCGGCCGACGTGTACGAGGCGGCTCGCGTCGACGGCGCGTCGGCCTGGCAGCGGTTCACCCAGATCACGCTGCCGCTGCTGAAGCCCGCGCTGCTGGTCGCGGTGCTGTTCCGGACCATGGACGCGCTGCGGATGTACGACCTGCCCGCGATCATGACGCTGGGCAACCCGTCCACCCGCACGGTGTCGATTCTTGTGGTCGATCAGGTCCGGCAAGGCCCCAACAGCGCGGCCGCGTTGTCGACGATCACCTTCCTTTTGATTTTCGCCGTGGCGTTCGTGCTGGTGAAGATTCTGGGCGCCAACGCCGTTCGCACCCAGGAAGAACAGCGGGAGGCGCACTGA
- a CDS encoding carbohydrate ABC transporter permease, with the protein MTDKPVAQPVSWTKRFGSVRLYLGALIVLVWGLAPFYWMAVTAFRDPDYTFDNTPWPTHITLENFRNAFDTSRGNNFGKALVNSMILGSITTVIALVIGVFAAYALARLTFRGKYVVSGLILSASMFPVVVLVTPLFQLFTSLGWIGEYQAMIIPNISFVLPMTVYILASFFAELPWELEEAARIDGATKMQAFRLVMLPLAAPAVFTTAILAFIAAVNEYLLARLLSSDKTEPVTVAIARFSGNNPLVQPYAAIMAAGTMVTIPLVIMVLLFQRRIISGLTAGGVKS; encoded by the coding sequence GTGACCGACAAGCCCGTCGCGCAGCCGGTTTCATGGACCAAGCGCTTCGGCTCGGTGCGGCTGTATCTCGGCGCGCTGATCGTGCTCGTCTGGGGGCTCGCGCCGTTCTACTGGATGGCGGTGACCGCCTTCCGCGACCCCGACTACACCTTCGACAACACCCCATGGCCGACGCACATCACGTTGGAGAACTTCCGCAACGCGTTCGACACCAGTCGCGGCAACAACTTCGGCAAGGCGCTGGTCAACAGCATGATCCTCGGCTCGATCACCACGGTGATCGCGCTGGTGATCGGCGTGTTCGCCGCCTACGCGCTGGCCCGCCTCACCTTCCGCGGCAAGTACGTGGTGTCCGGACTGATCCTCAGCGCCTCGATGTTCCCGGTCGTCGTGCTGGTGACCCCGCTGTTCCAGCTCTTCACCAGTCTCGGCTGGATCGGCGAGTACCAGGCGATGATCATTCCGAACATCTCGTTCGTGCTGCCGATGACGGTCTACATCCTCGCCTCCTTCTTCGCCGAACTGCCGTGGGAACTCGAAGAAGCCGCGCGAATCGACGGCGCCACCAAGATGCAGGCGTTCCGTCTGGTCATGCTGCCTTTGGCCGCCCCCGCCGTATTCACCACCGCGATCCTCGCGTTCATCGCGGCGGTCAACGAATACCTGCTGGCACGTCTGCTTTCCAGCGACAAGACCGAACCGGTCACCGTCGCGATCGCCCGCTTCTCCGGCAACAATCCGCTGGTGCAGCCGTACGCCGCGATCATGGCGGCGGGCACCATGGTCACCATCCCGCTGGTCATCATGGTGCTGCTCTTCCAGCGCCGGATCATCTCGGGGCTCACCGCAGGCGGCGTCAAGAGCTGA
- a CDS encoding penicillin-binding protein — protein MIVSSFRKPRERRRGAKGTPPTAPYASIAGWTERPNAARPTARTRRERMAARRKANAPTARPAAPPNRPPRSRAERVRRLLLALFIIFGVLPALLSVLAYWSAEIPDPDAVQTNQTATIFAADGSTVIAKIVPPDGNRTPVPLSDVPQPVRDAVLSAEDRNFYTNPGYSTSGFLRAVRDNLLGKDNAGGGSTITQQYVKNAFLGSERTVTRKMRELIIAAKMARQWSKDDILAAYLNTIYYGRGAYGIAAAAKVYFDKQVNQLTLADGAVLAALIRTPSILDPETHLPQLKERWRYVLDGMVEMDVLAPGDRDATTFPPIIPLTQIPDDDVARGPEGLIRNQVVRELRDSGISERELNKGALHITTTIDAKAQQAVLGAVRDRLGPQPPELRAAVVSIDPRSGAVRAYFGGYDGIGFDFAQAPLQTGSAFKVFAAIAAQQQSIPLSRVLDSSPVSDRGTRITNVDGESCGKCTMAEALKRSLNTSFYRLTMTMFDGPQAIADAAHAAGIPEELPGVPGKTLTEDGGKPLNGIVLGQYLVRPIDMASAYATIGASGVYHRPYFVQRVVTGDGRVLLDRGDQHVGEQLPGGEQRIPRTIAEKTVEAMLPIAAYSNGHALKNNRPSAAKTGTTQLGESDLNKDAWMIGFTPSLSTAVWIGTERSQPIRTARGADIYGSGLPADIWKQVMDDALDGTPIEQFAGTQAPARPNQSKTPSGGPYDILNPPQRSPQREPGVDIPPSAQPPREVEIFPGLSIPVPG, from the coding sequence ATGATCGTGAGCTCGTTCCGCAAACCGCGAGAACGTAGACGCGGCGCCAAGGGGACACCCCCTACCGCACCGTATGCCTCGATCGCCGGCTGGACCGAGCGGCCGAATGCGGCGAGACCGACCGCGCGGACTCGGCGCGAACGCATGGCGGCCCGCCGGAAGGCGAACGCGCCCACCGCGCGCCCGGCGGCGCCGCCGAATCGGCCGCCGCGCAGCAGGGCCGAACGTGTGCGCCGCCTGCTGCTCGCTTTGTTCATCATCTTCGGGGTGCTGCCCGCACTGCTGTCGGTCCTGGCGTACTGGAGCGCGGAGATCCCCGATCCCGATGCGGTACAGACGAATCAGACCGCGACCATCTTCGCCGCCGACGGCAGCACGGTGATCGCGAAAATCGTGCCGCCGGACGGGAACCGGACACCGGTCCCGTTGTCCGACGTGCCGCAGCCCGTGCGCGACGCGGTGCTGTCCGCGGAGGACCGCAATTTCTACACCAATCCCGGTTATTCGACTTCCGGTTTTCTGCGCGCCGTGCGAGACAATCTGCTCGGCAAGGACAACGCGGGCGGCGGCTCCACGATCACCCAGCAGTACGTGAAGAACGCGTTCCTCGGCTCGGAGCGCACGGTCACACGCAAGATGCGCGAGCTGATCATCGCGGCGAAGATGGCGCGGCAGTGGAGCAAAGACGACATCCTCGCCGCCTACCTCAACACCATCTACTACGGCCGGGGGGCCTACGGCATCGCCGCGGCGGCCAAGGTCTACTTCGACAAACAGGTGAACCAGCTGACCCTCGCCGACGGCGCGGTGCTCGCGGCGCTGATCCGTACGCCCTCGATCCTGGACCCGGAAACCCATCTCCCGCAGTTGAAGGAGCGCTGGCGGTACGTGCTCGACGGGATGGTGGAGATGGACGTGCTCGCGCCGGGTGATCGAGACGCGACCACCTTTCCGCCGATCATCCCGCTGACGCAGATCCCGGACGACGACGTGGCCCGCGGACCGGAGGGCCTGATCCGCAACCAGGTGGTGCGCGAGTTGCGCGACTCGGGCATCAGCGAACGCGAGTTGAACAAGGGCGCTTTACACATCACCACCACCATCGACGCGAAGGCTCAGCAGGCGGTCCTGGGCGCGGTGCGCGACCGGCTCGGTCCGCAGCCACCGGAATTGCGCGCCGCGGTGGTGTCGATCGATCCGCGCTCCGGTGCGGTGCGCGCCTACTTCGGCGGCTACGACGGCATCGGCTTCGACTTCGCCCAGGCGCCGTTGCAGACCGGCTCGGCGTTCAAGGTCTTCGCGGCGATCGCCGCGCAGCAGCAGAGCATTCCGCTGTCGCGTGTACTCGACAGCTCGCCGGTGAGCGACCGCGGTACCCGGATCACCAACGTGGACGGCGAATCCTGCGGCAAATGCACCATGGCCGAGGCGCTGAAGCGGTCGCTGAACACCAGCTTCTACCGGTTGACCATGACGATGTTCGACGGGCCGCAGGCCATCGCGGACGCGGCGCACGCGGCCGGTATCCCGGAAGAACTGCCGGGCGTGCCTGGTAAGACGCTTACCGAGGACGGCGGGAAACCGCTGAACGGGATCGTCCTCGGGCAGTATCTGGTCCGGCCCATCGACATGGCCTCGGCCTACGCCACGATCGGCGCCTCAGGTGTGTACCACCGCCCCTATTTCGTGCAGCGGGTGGTGACCGGCGACGGACGAGTGCTCCTGGATCGCGGTGATCAACACGTCGGCGAGCAGCTTCCCGGCGGCGAACAGCGCATCCCCCGGACGATCGCGGAGAAAACCGTCGAGGCGATGCTCCCGATCGCGGCGTACTCCAACGGGCACGCGCTGAAGAACAACCGGCCCTCGGCCGCCAAGACCGGTACCACGCAGCTCGGCGAGAGCGACCTGAACAAAGACGCGTGGATGATCGGTTTCACCCCGTCGCTGTCCACGGCGGTGTGGATCGGAACCGAGCGCTCGCAACCGATCCGCACCGCACGCGGCGCCGACATCTACGGCTCCGGCCTGCCCGCCGACATCTGGAAGCAGGTCATGGACGACGCACTCGACGGCACACCCATCGAACAATTCGCTGGGACGCAGGCCCCGGCCCGGCCGAATCAGAGCAAGACGCCTTCCGGCGGGCCCTACGACATCCTCAATCCTCCGCAGCGGTCACCGCAGCGCGAGCCCGGAGTCGACATCCCGCCCAGCGCGCAACCGCCTAGAGAGGTGGAGATTTTTCCGGGACTGAGCATTCCGGTTCCTGGATAG
- a CDS encoding GyrI-like domain-containing protein, producing the protein MDFNVVDQPETLVAGTVLRSPALAVEGPRRAKVEEAWKRNLARKLPGPPTTAYVDHAPEINSYLTHIVGYRCHSLADLLPGDVLARVPAGRFARFIASGDNLGDTIVSIWRAVWDAEAAGRLVRAYTGDWEHYPDARTVEVFVALADDQGNG; encoded by the coding sequence GTGGATTTCAATGTCGTTGACCAACCCGAGACGCTGGTGGCGGGAACAGTGCTTCGCAGCCCCGCGCTCGCGGTCGAGGGGCCGCGCCGCGCGAAAGTCGAAGAGGCGTGGAAGCGCAACCTGGCCCGCAAGCTGCCCGGACCGCCGACCACGGCGTATGTCGACCACGCGCCGGAGATCAATTCGTACCTGACCCATATCGTCGGCTACCGCTGCCACAGCCTGGCCGACCTGCTGCCCGGCGACGTGCTCGCCCGGGTGCCCGCCGGGCGCTTCGCCCGGTTCATCGCCAGCGGCGACAATCTCGGCGACACCATCGTGAGCATCTGGCGAGCGGTGTGGGACGCGGAGGCCGCGGGGCGGCTCGTGCGCGCCTACACCGGCGACTGGGAACACTATCCCGACGCACGGACGGTGGAAGTCTTCGTGGCATTGGCAGACGATCAGGGCAACGGGTAG
- a CDS encoding GyrI-like domain-containing protein: MDFEIVTLPQSMVAGLTVPLAGREVTARDLDLVNFTWDRYLAREKNVPRVAAYIGQNDHAVAVLGYEIGSMEELDDGDVLTIIPQGRYAKFVVADKPYDLLRTAWAQVAKAENAGTITRSHTAEVERYTGPASVEVYVSLD; this comes from the coding sequence GTGGACTTCGAGATCGTCACATTGCCGCAGAGCATGGTCGCGGGCCTGACCGTGCCGTTGGCAGGCCGTGAGGTGACCGCGCGTGACCTCGACCTGGTGAACTTCACCTGGGATCGGTATCTGGCACGGGAGAAGAACGTGCCGCGGGTGGCCGCCTACATCGGCCAGAACGATCACGCCGTCGCGGTACTCGGCTACGAGATCGGCTCGATGGAGGAGCTGGACGACGGCGACGTGCTCACCATCATCCCGCAGGGCCGCTACGCCAAGTTCGTCGTCGCCGACAAGCCCTACGACCTGCTGCGCACCGCCTGGGCGCAGGTGGCGAAGGCCGAGAACGCGGGAACCATCACCCGCTCGCACACCGCCGAGGTCGAGCGCTACACAGGCCCCGCCTCGGTGGAGGTCTACGTCTCGCTGGACTGA
- a CDS encoding type II toxin-antitoxin system Phd/YefM family antitoxin, producing MSEISIRELRANLAAHIREAESGEQVIILRDGAPAAALVPLSMVEAFDAAEDELLAREAEVRLTADERTFTMAEVLAELFEDDPR from the coding sequence ATGTCGGAGATCAGTATCCGGGAGCTGCGCGCCAACCTCGCCGCTCACATCCGTGAAGCCGAATCCGGCGAGCAGGTGATCATCTTGCGAGACGGCGCGCCCGCCGCGGCGCTGGTGCCGTTGTCCATGGTCGAGGCGTTCGATGCGGCCGAGGACGAACTTCTCGCGCGTGAAGCCGAGGTCAGGCTCACGGCCGACGAGCGGACCTTCACCATGGCGGAGGTGCTGGCCGAGCTCTTCGAGGACGACCCGAGGTGA
- a CDS encoding type II toxin-antitoxin system RelE/ParE family toxin: protein MKYRFRFLESARRELRAIERPDAMRILTALTALGDDPYAPGLDVKKLSGHDDLFRLRVGRYRVAYRVDNGVLVILVVKVGWRKDVYRGL from the coding sequence GTGAAGTACCGCTTCCGCTTCCTGGAGTCCGCGCGCCGAGAACTCCGCGCCATCGAGCGTCCGGACGCGATGCGGATCCTGACCGCGCTCACAGCACTCGGCGATGACCCCTACGCTCCCGGGCTGGACGTGAAGAAGTTGTCGGGCCACGATGACCTGTTCCGCCTGCGGGTCGGCAGATATCGGGTCGCCTACCGGGTGGACAACGGCGTGCTCGTGATCCTCGTGGTGAAGGTCGGCTGGCGAAAAGACGTCTACCGCGGCCTGTAG
- a CDS encoding inositol-3-phosphate synthase — translation MSDIEKADNATEVRVAIVGVGNCASSLVQGVQYYRDADESATVPGLMHVKFGPYHVRDVKFVAAFDVDAKKVGFDLAEAIFASENNTIKISDVPPSDVVVQRGPTLDGIGKYYAETIELSEAEPVDVVRVLKDNNVDVLVSYLPVGSEEADKFYAQCAIDAGVAFVNALPVFIASDPVWAQKFTDAGVPIVGDDIKSQVGATITHRVMAKLFEDRGVQLDRTMQLNVGGNMDFKNMLERERLESKKISKTQAVTSNLKKELGANDVHIGPSDHVGWLDDRKWAYVRLEGRAFGDVPLNLEYKLEVWDSPNSAGIIIDAVRAAKIAKDRGIGGPVIPASAYLMKSPPQQLADDIARTQLEAFIIGAE, via the coding sequence ATGAGTGACATCGAGAAGGCTGACAACGCCACAGAGGTTCGCGTCGCCATCGTAGGTGTGGGTAACTGCGCCTCTTCGCTGGTCCAGGGCGTGCAGTACTACCGGGACGCGGACGAGTCCGCGACCGTTCCCGGCCTGATGCACGTGAAGTTCGGGCCCTACCACGTCCGCGACGTCAAGTTCGTCGCCGCGTTCGACGTGGACGCGAAGAAGGTCGGCTTCGACCTGGCCGAGGCGATCTTCGCCAGCGAGAACAACACGATCAAGATCTCCGACGTGCCGCCCAGCGACGTCGTCGTGCAGCGCGGTCCGACCCTCGACGGCATCGGCAAGTACTACGCGGAGACCATCGAGCTGTCGGAGGCCGAGCCGGTCGACGTGGTGCGGGTGCTGAAGGACAACAACGTCGACGTGCTGGTGTCCTACCTGCCGGTGGGTTCGGAGGAGGCCGACAAGTTCTACGCGCAGTGCGCCATCGACGCGGGCGTCGCGTTCGTCAACGCGCTGCCGGTGTTCATCGCCTCCGACCCGGTCTGGGCGCAGAAGTTCACCGATGCCGGTGTGCCGATCGTCGGTGACGACATCAAGAGCCAGGTCGGCGCGACTATCACCCACCGCGTGATGGCCAAGCTGTTCGAGGATCGCGGTGTGCAGCTCGACCGCACCATGCAGCTCAACGTCGGCGGCAACATGGACTTCAAGAACATGCTCGAGCGTGAGCGTTTGGAGTCGAAGAAGATCTCCAAGACTCAGGCCGTCACCAGCAACCTGAAGAAGGAACTCGGCGCCAACGACGTGCACATCGGCCCGTCCGACCACGTCGGCTGGCTCGACGACCGCAAGTGGGCATACGTCCGCCTCGAGGGCCGCGCCTTCGGCGACGTGCCGCTGAACCTGGAGTACAAGCTCGAGGTGTGGGACTCGCCCAACTCCGCTGGCATCATCATCGACGCCGTGCGCGCGGCGAAGATCGCCAAGGACCGCGGCATCGGCGGACCGGTCATCCCGGCCTCGGCCTACCTGATGAAGTCCCCGCCCCAGCAGCTCGCCGACGACATCGCGCGCACCCAACTGGAAGCGTTCATCATCGGCGCGGAATAA
- a CDS encoding PadR family transcriptional regulator: MLELAILGLLLEAPMHGYELRKRLTGLLGAFRAFSYGSLYPTLRRMQADGLIAEEIPAGATTRRARRVYQLTPAGRERFSELLADTGPQNYTDDGFGVHLAFFSRTPAEARMRILEGRRRQVEERREGLREAIKKASGSLDRYTRQLHQLGLESSEREVRWLNELIAAEQSTKAAPQKEGNIGHE, encoded by the coding sequence GTGCTCGAATTGGCAATCCTCGGGCTGCTCCTCGAGGCGCCCATGCACGGGTACGAGCTGCGCAAGCGGCTGACCGGCCTGCTCGGGGCGTTTCGGGCCTTCTCCTACGGATCGCTCTATCCGACGCTGCGGCGGATGCAGGCGGACGGGCTGATCGCCGAGGAGATCCCCGCGGGCGCGACGACACGCCGTGCGCGACGGGTCTACCAACTGACTCCGGCCGGGCGGGAGCGGTTCAGCGAGCTGCTCGCCGACACCGGACCGCAGAACTACACCGACGACGGCTTCGGCGTTCATCTGGCTTTCTTCAGCCGCACTCCCGCGGAAGCGCGGATGCGGATCCTGGAGGGCAGGCGGCGTCAAGTCGAGGAGCGCCGAGAGGGGCTCCGGGAGGCGATAAAGAAAGCCAGCGGGTCGCTGGATCGCTACACCCGGCAGCTTCATCAACTCGGGCTCGAATCAAGCGAGCGCGAAGTGCGCTGGCTCAACGAGTTGATTGCGGCGGAGCAATCGACGAAGGCGGCACCACAGAAAGAGGGAAATATCGGCCATGAGTGA
- a CDS encoding DUF1707 domain-containing protein: MATTRYSGIRARDTDRADVCGLLDTALAEGQLTADEHAARTAEAMRAKSFGDLDALIGDLQIPDELANAPVVRVDRRRPRRWMAPVSMITAALVAGAMVGAISRCGVGLPGSSENVPDLTTGAGLAHFLAEYRAEFGDLVADEVTLYPEYALVDRQTPGRASETSDYRYNGGFRASSTSERKPGTRTFDLATVDVPMIARLLAGAPQTVKSPDGVITHIIVEFDSLGTIDHGPVLNIYVKDKGGVSGYVEVDFAGEPLGVFPPSR; the protein is encoded by the coding sequence ATGGCGACAACCCGATACAGCGGCATCCGCGCCCGCGACACCGACCGCGCCGACGTGTGCGGACTGCTCGACACGGCGCTGGCCGAGGGACAGCTCACCGCCGACGAGCACGCGGCGCGGACTGCCGAGGCCATGCGCGCCAAGTCCTTCGGCGACCTCGACGCGTTGATCGGTGATCTGCAGATTCCGGACGAACTGGCGAACGCCCCGGTGGTCCGCGTGGACCGGCGTCGTCCGCGGCGCTGGATGGCGCCGGTCTCGATGATCACCGCCGCCTTGGTGGCGGGAGCGATGGTCGGGGCGATCAGCCGTTGCGGCGTCGGTCTGCCCGGGTCCTCGGAGAACGTTCCCGATCTGACCACCGGGGCTGGTCTGGCACATTTCCTCGCGGAGTACCGAGCCGAGTTCGGCGATCTGGTCGCCGACGAGGTCACGCTGTATCCGGAGTACGCGCTGGTGGATCGGCAGACACCCGGCCGCGCCTCCGAGACCAGCGACTATCGCTACAACGGCGGCTTTCGCGCCTCGTCGACCTCCGAGCGCAAACCGGGGACTCGCACTTTCGACCTCGCCACCGTCGACGTGCCGATGATCGCCCGGCTGCTGGCGGGCGCGCCGCAGACGGTGAAGTCCCCGGACGGCGTGATCACCCACATCATCGTGGAATTCGACTCGCTCGGCACGATCGACCACGGTCCTGTGCTGAATATCTACGTCAAAGACAAAGGCGGCGTATCCGGGTACGTGGAGGTCGACTTCGCGGGCGAGCCGCTCGGAGTCTTTCCGCCCTCTCGCTGA